In a single window of the Megalobrama amblycephala isolate DHTTF-2021 linkage group LG3, ASM1881202v1, whole genome shotgun sequence genome:
- the LOC125264050 gene encoding mucin-5AC-like: MGMLKRVSIGVLQWVTLCIGLAVTQTRLTSQHNELVCSAWGNYHFKTYDGNYFQLPSSCNYIFTSHCSTTYEDFNIQLRHEVVNNEPTISKIMMKLQGTIIELTKGSLSVNGQIVTLPFTNSEVFVEKMTSYIAIKAALGLVAMWNEDDSFMVKLDEKYQNQTCGLCGDFNGIQTYNEFISDGTTLSVSDYGNLWKMDGPTEICQEDKISLDENCGDEHIRAQKAWCTKSVEIPVLTPVPTLKEDNTCEQGQWNCNQKDCPQACSVEGGSHITTFDGKAYTFHGDCTYVLSKQCTGTEFTIQGDLMKCGVTETETCLNAITLALSDGNTVFKVDSSGNIEVNRIIVQLPFLTADVSIFKPSSFYIIIQANLIGLRLEIQLVPLMQLYITVNSAYQGETCGLCGNFNNIEADDFTTIGGLREGTALDFANTWKTRASCPDVKRNFENPCSLSTENEKYAQHWCSLLSDPSSVFAPCHSEINPEVYKANCIYDSCNCEKSEDCMCAALSSYVHACAARGIVLDGWREAACNKYTLTCPATTVYSYQMTSCDRTCQSLSQSDSTCAIDFVPVDGCGCAEGTYMNENGDCVASSSCSCYDSGKIVPAGISISKDGGSWYAHGVGYIYGMLGFHIFQFEKPCLHCLHQFYDSLLLECNEPMMFFNCSSASPGSKGSECQKSCNTLDMACISTECVSGCVCPTGLVSDGKGGCIAEDLCPCIHNGIAYQPGESIKTDCNTCTCKNRRWICTTNQCSGTCSIYGDGHYRTFDEKRYVFSGNCEYSLVQDFCNNTTGTFRVITENIPCGSTGTTCSKAIKLFLGSNELRLTDGSYQVVRRDAGEEIPYQMRTMGLYLVIEASNGLMLIWDRKTTIHIKLNPEFNGRVCGLCGNYDGNANNDFTTRSQAIAVDALDFVNSWKLSSCPDATLIQEPCVHNPYREAWAQRQCSIITSNVFSTCHSQVDPSPFYDACVRDACACDSGGDYECFCTAVTAYAQACNEAGACVAWRTPKICPLFCDYYNPPGECEWHYKPCGAPCMQTCRNPSGNCSSQIPALEGCYPKCPPEQPVFDEDNMKCVTQEDCGCYVDMLHYQTGQQVLTTENCQSCYCSSFGVICEFDVNACTCQYNNVEYNFGDIIYHTTDGLGGCITGRCSVNGTIERTLTPCETTAVPTVTSPLTTTQKLTPTPTTVFVFSTPGTWTFL, translated from the exons ATGGGGATGCTAAAAAGAGTATCCATAGGAGTGCTGCAATGGGTGACACTGTGTATTGGACTGGCAGTAACACAAACAA gATTGACTTCACAACACAATGAGCTGGTTTGTAGTGCTTGGGGTAACTACCATTTCAAGACGTACGATGGGAACTACTTCCAGCTTCCATCTTCCTGCAACTACATTTTTACCTCACACTGTTCGACTACCTATGAAGACTTTAACATCCAGTTAAGGCATGAGGTGGTGAACAATGAACCAACAATCAGCAAAATCATGATGAAACTACAGGGGACAATAATAGAGCTAACAAAAGGCTCTCTCAGTGTTAATGGGCAAAT AGTGACACTTCCATTTACCAACTCTGAAGTTTTCGTCGAGAAGATGACATCTTATATTGCAATCAAGGCTGCTTTGGGGCTAGTAGCCATGTGGAATGAAGATGATTCTTTCATG GTCAAGTTAGATGAAAAATACCAAAACCAAACATGTGGACTGTGTGGTGACTTCAATGGAATCCAGACTTACAACGAATTCATCAGTGAtg GAACTACGCTGTCCGTTTCTGATTATGGGAACCTCTGGAAAATGGATGGTCCAACAGAAATCTGTCAGGAAGACAAAATATCTCTTGATGAAAACTGTGGAGATGAG CACATCCGTGCCCAGAAAGCATGGTGCACCAAGAGTGTGGAAATCCCTGTACTGACACCTGTACCAACCCTGAAAGAGGACAA TACCTGTGAACAGGGACAGTGGAATTGTAACCAAAAGGATTGTCCACAAGCATGTTCAGTAGAGGGTGGATCCCATATTACCACTTTTGATGGAAAAGCCTACACCTTTCATGGAGACTGCACTTACGTCCTTTCCAAA caATGCACAGGCACAGAATTCACAATTCAAGGGGACCTGATGAAATGTGGTGTGACTGAAACTGAAACCTGTTTGAACGCAATAACTTTGGCATTGTCAGATGGGAATACT GTGTTTAAAGTGGATTCCAGTGGAAATATTGAGGTCAACAGAATAATTGTCCAGTTGCCGTTTTTAACAG CTGATGTGAGCATTTTCAAGCCCTCCTCATTCTACATTATCATTCAGGCCAATTTGATTGGGCTTCGTCTGGAGATCCAGCTTGTACCATTAATGCAACTTTACATCACAGTCAATTCAGCATACCAAGGAGAAACATGtg GTCTTTGTGGCAATTTCAACAACATTGAGGCGGATGACTTTACAACCATTGGTGGACTCAGGGAAGGAACTGCTTTGGACTTTGCCAACACCTGGAAAACAAGAGCAAGTTGCCCTGATGTTAAAAGAAACTTTGAGAATCCTTGCAGTCTCAGCACTGAAAATG AGAAATACGCACAGCACTGGTGTTCCCTGCTGTCAGATCCCTCATCAGTGTTTGCCCCCTGCCACTCTGAAATCAACCCTGAAGTCTACAAAGCA AATTGTATATATGACAGCTGCAACTGTGAGAAGAGTGAGGACTGTATGTGTGCTGCATTGTCTTCATACGTACATGCATGTGCTGCAAGAGGGATTGTTCTTGATGGCTGGAGAGAAGCTGCCTGCA ATAAGTACACCCTAACTTGCCCTGCCACCACGGTCTACTCCTATCAAATGACCAGCTGTGACCGCACTTGCCAATCCCTCAGCCAATCAGACAGCACCTGCGCTATTGACTTTGTACCAGTGGATGGCTGTGGCTGTGCAGAAGGAACATACATGAACGAGAATGGTGACTGTGTTGCATCTTCCAGCTGCTCATGCTATGATTCAGGCAAAATTGTTCCTGCTGGGATCTCCATCTCCAAAGATGGAGGATCATGGTATGCACATGGAGTTGGTTACATTTAT GGGATGCTGGGCTTCCATATATTCCAGTTTGAAAAACCCTGTT TACACTGTCTTCATCAATTCTATGATTCTttacttttagaatgcaacgaGCCAATGATGTTTTTTAACTGCTCCAGTGCTAGCCCTGGTTCCAAGGGATCAGAGTGTCAGAAGAGCTGCAACACATTAGACATGGCTTGC ATCAGCACAGAGTGTGTGTCTGGCTGTGTGTGCCCAACCGGGCTGGTGTCAGATGGGAAAGGTGGCTGCATTGCTGAAGACCTCTGTCCTTGCATCCATAATGGAATTGCCTACCAACCTGGGGAAAGCATCAAGACTGATTGCAATACATG TACTTGTAAGAATAGACGATGGATATGTACCACAAATCAGTGCAGTGGGACATGCAGCATCTATGGAGATGGTCATTATAGAACCTTTGATGAGAAAAGATACGTCTTTAGTGGGAACTGTGAATACAGCCTTGTTCAG GACTTCTGCAATAACACCACCGGCACTTTTAGAGTCATTACTGAAAATATTCCCTGTGGATCCACTGGCACCACTTGTTCCAAGGCTATCAAGCTTTTCCTCGGA AGCAATGAGCTTAGATTGACAGATGGATCCTACCAAGTTGTTCGCAGAGATGCAGGAGAGGAGATTCCCTACCAGATGCGCACCATGGGGCTTTACTTAGTGATTGAGGCCAGTAATGGTCTGATGCTCATTTGGGACAGAAAAACAACTATACACATCAAACTGAATCCAGAGTTTAAT GGACGTGTGTGTGGTCTGTGCGGAAACTACGATGGGAACGCAAACAATGACTTCACTACACGCAGTCAAGCAATTGCTGTCGACGCCCTGGATTTTGTAAACAGCTGGAAGCTCTCTAGCTGTCCAGATGCAACTCTCATCCAAGAACCATGTGTCCATAATCCGTATAGGGAGGCCTGGGCACAGAGGCAATGCAGCATCATTACTAGCAATGTCTTCTCAACCTGTCATTCACAG GTGGACCCCTCTCCTTTCTATGATGCTTGTGTGAGAGATGCATGTGCCTGTGATAGTGGCGGAGATTATGAGTGTTTTTGCACTGCTGTAACAGCCTATGCACAAGCCTGTAATGAGGCTGGAGCCTGTGTTGCCTGGAGAACACCTAAAATATGCC CATTATTCTGTGATTATTACAACCCCCCTGGTGAATGTGAGTGGCATTACAAACCTTGTGGAGCTCCTTGTATGCAGACATGCAGAAACCCCTCTGGAAACTGCTCTAGTCAGATACCAGCGCTTGAAG GTTGCTATCCTAAATGCCCTCCTGAGCAGCCTGTTTTTGATGAGGATAACATGAAGTGTGTTACACAGGAAGATTGTGGCTGTTATGTTGACATGTTACATTATCAGACTGGCCAGCAGGTGCTGACCACAGAGAACTGTCAGTCATG TTATTGTTCATCGTTTGGTGTTATCTGTGAATTTGATGTAAATG cATGTACATGCCAATACAACAATGTAGAGTACAACTTTGGAGATATAATTTATCACACAACGGATGGACTGGGAGGATGTATCACAGGCAGATGTTCAGTCAATGGAACTATTGAGAGGACTTTGACACCTTGTGAAACAACTGCTGTTCCAACCGTCACATCCCCTCTGACCACAACACAGAAATTAACACCAACCCCAACAACAGTTTTTGTCTTCAGCACCCCAGGTACTTGGACATTTCTGTAG